The sequence TCACTGAAGAAAATATTGTCAATGTCGAGCTTATCGGTACTTGCGGATCATGCCCCTATAGCAAGATCACATTAAAAAATGGAGTCGAGGAAGCTGTCAGACGGGTATTACCCGAGATCAGAGCCGTGGAGGCTATCGAAACCATTTAAAGTTGCTATTCCGGTAATTCTAAGCTTTTCACGAAAGGTATTTTGCCACGATGGGCATTCGACGGCCCATGCCAAAGGCCTTTGGTGACACACGCAGAATCGGCGGCGCCTGGTGCCGTTTAAATTCATTGCTGTTTACCAACCTAAGGACTGTTCGTACCATTACCTCGTCAAAACCCTGTTTTATAAGATCATCGGGCCCCTGCCGAAGTTCAATGTACTGATACAGTATCCTGTCCAGAATCTCATAATCCGGCAGTGAATCAGCATCTTTCTGATCTGGCCTAAGCTCGGCAGAAGGTGGCTTATTAATAGTGTTTTCAGGGATGACCTCATAATCTTTATTGATGTATCGTGCCAGCCCGAAAACATCGGTCTTATAAACATCACCAAGCACCGAAATACCTCCGCACATATCACCGTAAAGAGTGCCGTAGCCGACAGCAGCCTCGCTCTTGTTGGATGTATTTAGCAGAATATAACCGAACTTATTGGATAAAGCCATGAGGATAATAGCCCTGATCCTGGCTTGCATGTTTTCCTCCGTTATATCAAAAGGCAGATCTTTGAAATTTGGCTTGAGTGTTTCTTCAATACTGTTAAAAGATTCTTCGATGCCGATGATGTCAAAACTCACACCCAGGTTTTCGGCCAGCTTTATAGCATCACTTAAGGAATGATAGGATGAATAACGGGAGGGTAACATAACTCCTCTCACATTTTCCTTTCCTAATGCTCTCTGAGCCAAAACCAATGTTACAGCCGAATCGATACCCCCCGACAGTCCAAGAAGGGCTTTTTTCAGGCCTAACTTCTCAAAATAATTCCTGATCCCCATGATGAGGGCATCATGAATGAGGGCAATTTTAGATGTATCCCTCTGTTCTTTCTTCTCATCACTGACCAGATTAATTTTATATCCATCGGATGACCGGTCACACTCATATATCCTTAAATCCTCCTCAAAGTAATTCATCTCGTCTACAACTTCACCGTCGTCTCCCACCACCATCGAGCCTCCATCGAAAAGCAGCTCAGTCTGTGCGCCAACATGATTCACATAAAACAAGGGCATGTGGTATTTTTTCGCATTACCTCCCAATACCTGTTTTCTTCTCAGGGCCTGCTCATAGTGAAAGGGCGAGGCGGCAATGTTAATCATCAGATCAGGATGCTGGCCACTGAGCACCTCCATGGGCGATACGGTATAAAGGGGTGAATCGCTGATGTCCCATATATCTTCACAGATGGTCAGAGCAATCTTATGATCTTTGAAATCAATAACCTTTATATCTTTAAAAGGCTCAAAATAGCGGTATTCATCGAAAACATCATAATTCGGCAGCAGAGTTTTATGGGTCACTGCTTTCACCTTCCCGTCCTGAAGAAAATAGGCTGAGTTGTGCAGGCGTTTGCCTTTTTTATCGGGATTTATAGAAGGCGACCCCACAATGGCAGCAATGTCAGTACAAACTGAAGCTACATCCAGCACACACCGGTGACACTGTTCGATATAATCGTCAAATTCAAGGAAATCACGCGGAGGATAACCGGAAACAGCCAGCTCAGCGAAAACGACCAGATCGGCATTTTTTTCACGGGATTTCCGTATCGCCTGCTTTATCTTGGTGACATTCGAGTCAAAGTTTCCGATGTGATAATTTATCTGTGCTAAGGCAATCTTCACCTCTTATGATGTTTTCTGAGTAACCGGATGATGATGATAAGCTGCCGGATTTCCTTTAAAAAATGATGCCGACATTAAATTCAATATAGTTGAGTATAGCCCTCTCCTTGATGTTGGGGTCAACTTTATTGTTTCCGGACAAAATATTTGTCAGCCCATTGTTATAATTAAAATTGACCAGTATGGATGTGGAGTTGTTGATGAAATATTCTACTCCCGCTCCTATTACAAATGCAGCCCTGAAAAGATTGATGTTATCCGATATCTTATTTTCCTTCTCTGCAGTTTTCGTAAGTGTACCATCCTGATCAGGATATTCAAACACATCAATACCTTTTGCCGTAATCCTCACATCACCAGCCAATCCGATCTGGCCGAAAATAGCAAACTTGTCAAAATTATCCGTCCTCATCTTGATCATGACGGGTAACTGAAAATACTTGATCCGGTAATTCCTGTTAAGCACGCCGGTAGTATCGATGCCATCCATTTTATATGGAAATGACAGTTTGCCATTGTTGTATTGCAGGTTAAAGCCTGTCGACAGAAAATAATTTCCTGCCATGCTGAAATCGCTGATGAATCCCCATGAGAATCCGGCTTGTATCCCATCAGAGGAATATCCCTCGGCATCGGGATTTAACCAGTTTATATTTGGCCCCACCTTCAAGCCAAACCTGTAAGGTTTCTTTTCCTGTGACAACAAGGGTAGTGATAAGATCAATATCGCTATAGACAAGAGTCCAATTCTCTTCATGGTAGACCAGTTATTTGAAGCCCAAATTTACAAAAATTTGCTTTCGCATGTGGAATTCAATTTCAAAACATAATTTTGCGATATCAAAGTCCATATATCTCAAGCTTATGAAGATCATTCAGAATAGCCTCATAGCCACTGCTCTTATACTTGTCATTGCCTGTAACCATCAAAATAAAAGCTGGAAAGATCCGGATATTTCCGGCGTCCCTATCAGTGATGTCATGATCAAACGTTATGAAAAAGCCCTTTTCACAATCGATAAAAAACAGCTGAAAACTGAACTTTTAAAAATTGCCGGCGATTATCAGGTCTTTCTTAAAGGCGATCTGGATGACACCCTGAATCTTCTCCAGTTATCCAATTATATTACCGATCCTTTGCTGATCAGCATATATGACACAACAATAGAGAGGTATCCGGATATGAAGGATACCGAAAAGCAGCTGACAACAGCCTTCAGATACTATATATATTATTTTCCTGAAAAACCTGTACCGCATGTTTATACTTTCATTTCCGGACTGGATTACGAGATACCGGCTATCTTTCTTGACACGGCGCTGCTTATTGCCATTGACATGTACCTTGGCCAGGATTATAAGCCTTACGGAGAACTGGGGCTGCCGGCATATATGATCAGCAGGTTCAGTGAAAAGTACCTGGTTAGTGATTGTATGAATGAAATTGCAGCCAGTCTGATGCAAAATACGCCCTGTGGCAACAGCATGCTCGACCAGATGGTTTATGAAGGAAAGAGGCTGATGCTGCTCGATGCCTTCCTCCCTCAGGTGGCTGATGATATTAAAATCAAATATACACCGGAACAACTGGAATGGTGCAGGAAGAACGAAGCCAACCTGTGGAAGTTCATCATTGAGAATGAGTTACTCTATTCTACCGATATTCAGGTCATCAACAAATTTTTCGTCGACGGCCCCTTCACCCACGGATTTGAATCCTCACCGCCGCGGCTTGGAGCCTGGCTGGGCTGGCAGATCATCAGGTCCTATATGGAAAAACAGAAGGATGTGAACATGAAAACACTTCTGGATGAGGCTGATGCCCAGAAAATACTTACCACATCGAGATATAAACCCCGGCGATAGGGCTGAATTTACTAACACCAGGGTCACAATAAGTCATTTTAATGATTAATGGTAGAGATGCATCAAACACCTTTACCTTTATGTTAGTCAAGACTTATGGCAGTGCCCTGTATGGCATCAATGCAATCACCATCACCATTGAGGTGAATATTGACGACGGTATCAACTTTTTCATGGTCGGATTGCCGGATAATGCTGTCAAAGAAAGTCACCAGCGTATCGAGTCGGCATTGAAAAATATCGGCTATAAAATACCCGGGAAAAAGATCGTTATCAATATGGCTCCGGCTGATATCCGTAAAGAGGGCTCGTCGTACGACCTGACCATCGCCCTCGGCATCCTGGCAGCCTCCGGCCAGATTAAGACCGACCATATCCATGAGTATATCATCATGGGAGAGCTATCTCTCGATGGAGGCATTCACCCCATTAAAGGAGCATTACCCATAGCCATCGAAGTCAAGAAAAAGGGATTCAAGGGATTCATCCTTCCGCGACTGAATGCAAAGGAAGCAGCAATTGTGAGTGACATTGATGTATATGGCGTGGAGAATATCATCGACGTAATACATTTTTTTAATGAGGAGGCCCGTCTGGAGCCGGTAAGGGTGAATGCACGTGAGGAGTTCGCGTATAGGCTCAATGATTACGAGTTTGACTTTGCCGATGTAAAAGGACAGGAAAACATCAAACGTGCTTTGGAGATTGCCGCTGCTGGAGGGCATAACATCATTCTTATAGGCCCGCCGGGCGCCGGTAAAACCATGCTCGCCAAACGCCTGCCATCAATATTGCCACCCCTCAACCTGCATGAAGCACTGGAAACAACTAAAATTCATTCTGTGGCAGGTAAAATGGCCAGGGACTCGTCATTAATAACTGTCAGACCCTTCCGTTCACCACATCATACCATCAGTGATGCAGGCCTTGTCGGAGGTGGCACCTTCCCGCAGCCCGGTGAGATATCCCTGGCTCATAATGGCGTCCTGTTCCTTGATGAACTGCCGGAATTCAAACATTCCGCCCTTGAAGTCATGCGCCAGCCCATGGAAGATCGTGTGGTCACCATATCGCGTGCTAAATACAGCATGGATTACCCGGCCAGCTTCATGCTGGTGGCAGCCATGAACCCCTGCCCATGCGGTTATTATAACCATCCCGACAAGCCCTGTGTCTGCCCGCCGGGAATGGTGCAGAAATATATTCATAAAATATCAGGCCCCCTTATGGATAGAATAGACCTGCATGTTGAGGTCACACCTGTCCCCTTTAGAGAACTTAGCAAAGAACGAAACTCCGAAAACAGCGTTCAGATCAGAAACAGGGTTGTGGCAGCCAGAAGTATACAAGAACAAAGATATCATCAGGATAAAGGGATTTATTGCAATGCACAGATGACCTCACAGCAGATAAGAAAAATCTGTAAAATAAAAGAAGAAGGGGAACAGATACTCAAGACCGCTATGGAGAAGCTGTCTCTCTCGGCCCGGGCATATAACCGCATACTCAAGGTTTCCAGAACAATAGCCGACCTGGAGAAGTCCGACGACATTGAAGCACATCACCTGGCCGAAGCCATTCAATACCGCAGCCTGGACCGCGAAACATGGGGAATGAGCTAAAGACCTGCAATCCCGACTGCGTCGGGATTTCGCTCGGCTTCGCCTCGCTCAACCTGCAACCTGAAACTTGCAACTTGCAACTTGTATCTTTTATCACTCCAATAATATAACATTATCACAATTCTTTTTAACTTTGACATTCCATAAAAAACGAAAATATATGACTAAGGACTTCATCAAGTTTATCGACGTCACCCGCCATTATAAACTTGGAACCGAGATCGTCAAAGCCCTCAGGGGTATCACACTTGACATAGCTAAGAATGAATATGTGGCCCTCATGGGACCGTCGGGTTCCGGTAAATCGACACTGATGAATATCCTCGGATGCCTCGATACACCAACATCCGGAAGCTATTTACTCAATGGTAACGATGTCAGTAAAATGAATGATAATTCCCTGGCAGAAATACGGAATAAAGAAATTGGTTTTGTGTTTCAGACCTTCAATCTTTTGCCACGCTCCACAGCTCTCGAAAATGTCATGCTGCCTCAGATTTATGCCGGTATTAACAAAGCCAAACGGACGGAAAGAGCCACGGAGGTGCTGACAAGTGTGAACTTGAGCGATAGGATACGTCATAAACCTAATGAATTGTCAGGCGGAGAACGACAAAGAATAGCTATCGCCAGGGCGCTTGTCAACCATCCATCACTGATACTTGCCGATGAACCCACAGGAAACCTCGACACAAAGACGTCGATTGAGATTATGGGACTCCTCGAAGAAATTCACAATGCCGGTAACACCATTATGGTGGTGACCCATGAAGAATACATTGCCCGCCATGCACATCGTATCATCCGTTTAAGAGACGGCATGGTCGAGTCGGATGAAATAAATCCCGATATCATCACTATGGAGCATTATAAAACTGAAGTTACTTCATAATAAGAAATGAAAACTTTTCTCTTTTTACATTGTTTTACTGTTGAATTTCACTAATTTTCTATCCTGATTTATTGACTGTCTCACATGAATGACGGATTTAAAATATACACCAAAAAAGGCGACAAAGGAGAAACATCGCTGATTGGTGGCAAGAGAGTTCCAAAATTTCATGACCGTATTGAAGCCTATGGCACTTTAGACGAGCTGAATTGCTATATCGGTCTCATCCGCGATCAGGACACTGATATGCATACCAGGGAAATGCTCATTGAAATCCAGGACCGGCTGTTTACCGCCGAATCCCTGCTTGCTGCCGATAATCCCACCTCACTTGCATCACTGCCACACCTCTTCGAAGATGATGTGACCCTGTTGGAAAACGAAATCGACAAAATGAATGAACAGTTGCCTGCGATAAAAAATTTCATCCTTCCCGGTGGTCACATCACGGTATCGCATACCCATGTGGCCCGATGCATATGCCGCCGTGCTGAGAGGCTTACCGTAAGGCTGGCTCAGCATTTTGATGTAGATGAACTGATCATTAAATATCTCAATCGCTTGTCGGATTACCTGTTTGTCCTGGCCAGAAAATTCACACACGATTTTAAAGTCACTGAAATCCCTTGGAAGGCTAGAATGACATGACTTTCCGGCAATTTTTTAATAATTTTTCATTTTGTTCTTTGTTTTTAAAAAAAAATTACTTTTGCAAAAATTTACTTATAAAATCTCCTGAATATGTATTGGACTCTGGAATTGGCTTCAAAACTGGAAGATGCACCATGGCCTGCTACAAAAGACGAACTGGTAGATTATTGCATCAGATCAGGCGCACCTCAGGAAGTGATCGAGAACCTCCAGGAAATTGAAGATGAAGGGGAGGTATATGAAAGTATTGAGGACTTGTGGCCTGATTATCCTACTAAAGAGGATTTTTTCTTTCATGAGGACGAATACTAAATAATTGACAATTTCTAAATTTAAGGTTTAACATTAAATCCTTTCCCCTTCTGCCTTCCACTTTACCCGGTACTCTCTTCCTGTTTCTATTGTTGTTTTATCGATGTTTTCACTTTTTAACTTAAATTTGCCTGTCTTTATTAATTCGTGAAATATTAGCTGTATGTCAATGTGACATGATAATTCTAGCGGAATGATACTTGATAAAGCCGAGCTGTTCTATATTTTCTGCATAGTTATTTAAGATTTACACAATGGCGAGTTTCCTTTCAAAGTTCCTGGGCAGTAAATCGGATAGGGATATCAAAATCATCATGCCGGCAGTGCAAACGATCCGGCAGGCATATGAAGCCATCAAGGAATTGAATAATGATGAATTGCGGGCTAAAACCCTTGAATTCAGAACCAGAATTTACGATTATATCAGCGATGAAGAGAATGAAATCAAAAAATTAAAAGAAAAGGCTGAAAATAATCCTGACCTCGATACAGAAGAAAAAGAGAAACTTTACAATGCTGTCGATCAGCTTGAAAAAGACAGTTATCGCAAAACACAGGAAATCCTCGATGAAATTCTTCCCGAAGCATTTGCAGTGATGAAAGAAACTGCACGCCGGTTTAAGGAAAATGAATACATCGAAGTCACTGCCACTGACATGGACCGTGACCTGGCCTCCAGATTCGACAGCATCAACATCACCGGTCAAAAAGCCCGGTATTTTAACAAGTGGATGGCCGGCGGTAATTTGATCACATGGGATATGACACACTATGATGTCCAACTTATCGGTGGCATCGTCCTGCACCAGGGAAAAATTGCAGAAATGGCCACAGGTGAAGGGAAAACGCTGGTAGCCACCCTGCCGGTATACCTCAATGCCTTGCCAGGTAAAGGCGTTCATATTGTCACTGTTAATGATTATCTGGCAAAAAGAGACTCTGAATGGATGGGCATGCTGTATCAGTTCCATGGGCTTAAAGTGGATTGTATCGATAAACATGAACCCAATTCCAATGAACGCCGCGATGCTTATCTTGCTGACATCACCTTTGGAACAAATAACGAATTCGGCTTTGACTACCTCAGGGATAATATGACCGGCAACCCTGATGAACTCGTGCAGCGCCCGCATTATTATTCTATCGTCGACGAGGTCGACTCCGTTTTGATTGATGATGCCCGTACACCTCTTATCATTTCAGGACCAACTCCAAAAGGAGACACCCAGGAATTTGATGTACTCAAACCGAATATCCTGAAACTATATAATGCCCAGAAAACCCTTGTCACCAAGATCCTGGCTGAGGCTAAACAATTAATGCAAAGCAGCGATAATGCCGAAAATGAAAAGAAAGTCGGGGAACAGGTATTCCGGTCTTACCGTGGTCTTCCTAAAAATAAAGCCTTAATAAAGTTCCTGAGCGAAGAAGGGATCAGAACCCTGATGCAGAAAACCGAAAATTTCTATCTTCAGGAACAGGCCAAAAACATGCATATCATCGATGATGAACTGTTCTTCGTAATCGATGAACAACATAACTCCATTGACCTGACGGAAAAGGGTATTGACCTGCTGAATGAAGAATATGATGATCCGAGTTTTTTCATTATGCCGGATATCGGTGCAGAGATTGCTGAACTCGAACGTTCCAGCCTCTCCGAAGCACAACGATTGGAGCGGAAAAATGTAATGATGCAGGACTTTTCAGTCAAATCCGACCGCATCCACACGGTTAACCAACTGCTCAAAGCCTACGCTCTCTTTGAAAAGGATGTCGAATACGTTATCATGGATAATAAGATCAAGATCGTCGATGAACAAACAGGACGTATTCTTGAAGGCCGGCGGTATTCCGATGGATTGCACCAGGCTATCGAAGCAAAAGAAAATGTCAAGGTGGAAGCTGCCACCCAGACTTACGCCACAATCACACTCCAGAATTATTTCAGGATGTATAAAAAACTGGCCGGTATGACCGGAACAGCTGAAACAGAAGCTGGTGAGTTGTGGAACATCTATAAGCTCGATGTGGTGGTTATCCCCACAAACCGGCCGGTCGTCAGGGATGACAGAGAAGACATGGTTTACAAAACAAAAAGAGAAAAATTCAATGCCGTTATTGATGACATTGCGAAACTCATCAACATAGGCCGACCGGTTCTTGTTGGTACCACATCTGTTGAAACATCCGAACTGCTAAGCCGCATGCTCAAAATGAGGGGCATAAAGCATAATGTACTGAATGCCAAGCTGCATCAGAGAGAGGCACAGATTGTCCTGGAAGCCGGCCAGGCCGGTACGGTAACCATCGCCACAAATATGGCAGGACGTGGTACTGACATTAAGCTGGGGCCTGGTGTGAAAGAAGCCGGCGGCCTGGCTATCATCGGCACCGAACGCCATGAATCACGTCGTGTCGACCGCCAGTTGCGTGGCCGCTCCGGCCGTCAGGGTGACCCCGGCAGCTCCCAGTTCTTTGTCTCGCTCGAAGATGACCTCATGCGCATGTTCGGCTCCGAACGTATTGCCAAAATTATGGACCGCCTCGGCATCAAAGACGGTGAAGTCATCCAGCATCCTATGATCACCAAATCTATCGAAAGGGCACAGAAAAAAGTTGAAGAAAATAACTTCGGCATACGAAAACGACTGCTGGAATACGACGATGTGATGAACTCACAGAGAGAGGTCATCTATAAGAAACGTCGGCATGCCCTCTATGGCGAACGATTGTCAATCGATATCTCTAATATGATTTATGATGTTTGCGAAAAAATCGTCATCGATTACCAAGATGAACGCGATTTCGAAGGATTCAGCCTGGAACTCATCAAGCTTTTTGGCATCGAGTCGCCTTTTAATGAAAAAGAATTCTTCGCACTTAACGGTGAAGAGGCCACAGAAAAACTTTTCAACATAGTATATAACAATTATCAGGTCAAACGTGAAATGATAGCCACAAAGGTTTACCCTGTCATCAAAGAGGTTTATGAAACACAATCACGCTATGAGAATATTGCTATCCCGATAACCGATGGACGTAAGGTCATGCAGGTGATCGCCAACCTGAAAAAAGCTTTTGAAACAAATGGGAAAGAAGTACCCCTGTCCATAGATAAAGGCATCACACTGGCCATGATTGATGAAGCCTGGAAAGAACATCTGCGGGAGATGGATGAACTCCGGCAATCGGTACAATCGGCTACCTATGAACAGAAAGACCCTTTACTTATATACAAATTTGAATCATTCGAGCTGTTTAAAAAAATGCTCGACAAGATTAATAAGGAGAGTATCTCGTTCATTATCAAAGGCAATCTGCCTATCCAGGATACAGGGCAGGTGCGTGAAGCAGCACAGGTACGCAGCAGACCTGACATGAGCAAATTGAAGGAAGAACGTACCGACCTGTTGTCGCAGGCATACAGTAATACTCAGCAGCCACAGAAAACGGGACCCGTAAAGGTTGAGAAAAAGGTTGGACGTAATGATCCCTGCCCTTGCGGCAGCGGTAAAAAGTATAAGCATTGCCATGGCATCGGTAAATGACATCCATTCTTATTCGTATGAAAGAAAACTTGAGAAAAAATAATGTAAACCAAATTATTAATGATTAATTCCTGATTAATGAAATTCAAGCGTGTTTTACTCAAACTAAGCGGTGAATCACTGATGAGTGCCGATGAAACTGTCGATCCGGGAAAGTTGGCCGCTTATGCAAATGAAATCAAAAGCATCGCCGATAAAGGTGTGGAAGTGGGCATTGTGATCGGCGGAGGAAATATTTTCAGGGGATCGCTGGGAGAAAATGACGGCATTGACAGAGTACAGGGTGATTACATGGGCATGCTGGCTACTGTCGTCAATGGTATGGCTTTGCAATGGGCATTGGAAAAAACCGGTATCAAAGCTCATGTCCTTTCAGGCCTGAGCGTGGAAAAAGTGACTGAACGCATGAGCCGGCGAAAAGCCATTCAGTATCTTGAACATGGCGATGTAGTAATCATTTGTGGCGGCACAGGTAATCCTTTCTTCACGACCGATTCAGCTGCTGTGCTCCGTGCCCTGGAGATAAAAGCTGATGCAGTATTGAAAGGAACCCGCGTGGATGGCGTATATAACTCCGACCCGGAAAAAAATCCCGCAGCTGCGAAATTTGAACACCTGACCTTTGATGAAGCCATCAGCAAAGACTTGAAAATCATGGACCTGACAGCTTTTACCCTCTGCAGGGAAAACAACATGCTGATCATTGTCTTCAACTTCAATATACCCGGAAATCTGCTGAAAGTTTTAACAGGAGAAAATGTTGGCACTGTCATTAGTAATCACTAGTATATTATTTTTGTAGTCATCTATTAAACCGACAGCTATGACAGAAGAATGTCAGTTTTGTCTCGAAGAAGCCAGGGAAAGTATGTCCAATGCCATCGTACATCTGGAGCGCGAATTCCAGAAGATCAGGGCAGGAAAAGCGACACCCGATATGCTCGACAGCATCAGGATCGAATATTATGGCTCTGTAATGCCACTAAGCCAGGTTTCAAATATCAGCACACCCGATGCACGGCAGATCATTGTCCAGCCTTGGGATAAAAGTTTGCTGGATACCATCGACAAGGCCATCATGGCAGCAAATCTCGGCTTTAACCCCATGAACAATGGTGAAGTGCTGCGCATCATCGTTCCAACGCTGACAGAAGAACGCAGAAAGGCACTCGTAAAACAGGCACATAACGAAACCGAAGCTACAAAAGTCAGTATCCGCTCCATCCGACGCATAGCCAACGAAGATGCTAAAAAACTAAAAAATGATGGCACTCCCGAAGACGATATTGAAAAGCTGGAAGAACTCATCCAGAAAATGACCGATGATTTCATCGCTAAAGTTGATAAAGTATTGGAAGCTAAGGAAAAAGATATCATGACGGTCTGAAATTAGGATTCCGGTGAATGCATTATCCATGGAATCTTTCTAACCCTTCAAGCCCAATCCCCTGTTATAAAAATATTTTTAAAGGAATTAAACCTGTATGATTATATTCAATCTAATACTTTCAACAAAATATCTGAAATATGCCAGGAAAGTGAAAAATCTAATATTTATTCTCTGTTTTATATTTTTCGATTTTATCATTGTTCAGGCACAGCGGCCTGGTAATGCCGATTTATCTCAGCGACCCATGGGCGGTGTGATAAAGGGACAAGTCATTGAAGCGGACCTTGGTACACTGATGGAATATGTCAATATCGTACTTTTCAGGTCAAAAGATTCTGTTATGGTCTCCGGCACTGTCACTTCCGAGGATGGAAAATTTGAGCTCCCCCGCGTAACCTTCGGTATCTGCTACATTAAAATCAGCTTTATAGGTTACGACGATAAATTCATGAATGACATCCAGGTTACACCTAAACAACCAATCGTGGACCTGGGCAGGATCACTTTAAAGGCGACAGCAACAAATCTTGGTGGTGTTGAAATTGTTGCTGATAAGCAACACGTCGTTTACCAGATCGACAAAAAAATAATAAACGTCAGCCAGGATCTTATGTCACAGGGTGGTACTGCTATTGAGGCTCTGGAAAACGTGCCCTCGGTGCAGGTCGACATTGACGGCAACGTAAGCCTGAGAGGCAGCGGCAGCTTTACCCTTCTCATTGATGGCCGCCCCAGTGTCCTCGAAAACAGCGAAGCCCTGCGGCAAATACCTGCATCTTCTATCGATCGTATTGAAATTATCACAAATCCGTCTGTTAAATATGATCCCGACGGCACCGCAGGCATCATTAACGTGATCATGAAAAAAAATATCAAAGCCGGTCTGAACGGAATCCTCAACGCCTCAGTGGGAACAGGTGATAAATATAGCGCCAGCCTTCTTCTGAATTACAGGTTAAAAAAAATCAATTTCTTTGGTGGCATCGACTATAATAACTTCCATTCCACCGGAAAAGGCCATTCCACTACT is a genomic window of Bacteroidota bacterium containing:
- a CDS encoding NifU family protein, with product MINEATNHDELTKKVKNVIEQIRPYLQADGGDIQFVSLTEENIVNVELIGTCGSCPYSKITLKNGVEEAVRRVLPEIRAVEAIETI
- a CDS encoding YifB family Mg chelatase-like AAA ATPase; this translates as MLVKTYGSALYGINAITITIEVNIDDGINFFMVGLPDNAVKESHQRIESALKNIGYKIPGKKIVINMAPADIRKEGSSYDLTIALGILAASGQIKTDHIHEYIIMGELSLDGGIHPIKGALPIAIEVKKKGFKGFILPRLNAKEAAIVSDIDVYGVENIIDVIHFFNEEARLEPVRVNAREEFAYRLNDYEFDFADVKGQENIKRALEIAAAGGHNIILIGPPGAGKTMLAKRLPSILPPLNLHEALETTKIHSVAGKMARDSSLITVRPFRSPHHTISDAGLVGGGTFPQPGEISLAHNGVLFLDELPEFKHSALEVMRQPMEDRVVTISRAKYSMDYPASFMLVAAMNPCPCGYYNHPDKPCVCPPGMVQKYIHKISGPLMDRIDLHVEVTPVPFRELSKERNSENSVQIRNRVVAARSIQEQRYHQDKGIYCNAQMTSQQIRKICKIKEEGEQILKTAMEKLSLSARAYNRILKVSRTIADLEKSDDIEAHHLAEAIQYRSLDRETWGMS
- a CDS encoding DUF2795 domain-containing protein — translated: MYWTLELASKLEDAPWPATKDELVDYCIRSGAPQEVIENLQEIEDEGEVYESIEDLWPDYPTKEDFFFHEDEY
- a CDS encoding ABC transporter ATP-binding protein, whose translation is MTKDFIKFIDVTRHYKLGTEIVKALRGITLDIAKNEYVALMGPSGSGKSTLMNILGCLDTPTSGSYLLNGNDVSKMNDNSLAEIRNKEIGFVFQTFNLLPRSTALENVMLPQIYAGINKAKRTERATEVLTSVNLSDRIRHKPNELSGGERQRIAIARALVNHPSLILADEPTGNLDTKTSIEIMGLLEEIHNAGNTIMVVTHEEYIARHAHRIIRLRDGMVESDEINPDIITMEHYKTEVTS
- a CDS encoding porin family protein translates to MKRIGLLSIAILILSLPLLSQEKKPYRFGLKVGPNINWLNPDAEGYSSDGIQAGFSWGFISDFSMAGNYFLSTGFNLQYNNGKLSFPYKMDGIDTTGVLNRNYRIKYFQLPVMIKMRTDNFDKFAIFGQIGLAGDVRITAKGIDVFEYPDQDGTLTKTAEKENKISDNINLFRAAFVIGAGVEYFINNSTSILVNFNYNNGLTNILSGNNKVDPNIKERAILNYIEFNVGIIF
- a CDS encoding NAD+ synthase; this encodes MKIALAQINYHIGNFDSNVTKIKQAIRKSREKNADLVVFAELAVSGYPPRDFLEFDDYIEQCHRCVLDVASVCTDIAAIVGSPSINPDKKGKRLHNSAYFLQDGKVKAVTHKTLLPNYDVFDEYRYFEPFKDIKVIDFKDHKIALTICEDIWDISDSPLYTVSPMEVLSGQHPDLMINIAASPFHYEQALRRKQVLGGNAKKYHMPLFYVNHVGAQTELLFDGGSMVVGDDGEVVDEMNYFEEDLRIYECDRSSDGYKINLVSDEKKEQRDTSKIALIHDALIMGIRNYFEKLGLKKALLGLSGGIDSAVTLVLAQRALGKENVRGVMLPSRYSSYHSLSDAIKLAENLGVSFDIIGIEESFNSIEETLKPNFKDLPFDITEENMQARIRAIILMALSNKFGYILLNTSNKSEAAVGYGTLYGDMCGGISVLGDVYKTDVFGLARYINKDYEVIPENTINKPPSAELRPDQKDADSLPDYEILDRILYQYIELRQGPDDLIKQGFDEVMVRTVLRLVNSNEFKRHQAPPILRVSPKAFGMGRRMPIVAKYLS
- a CDS encoding cob(I)yrinic acid a,c-diamide adenosyltransferase — translated: MNDGFKIYTKKGDKGETSLIGGKRVPKFHDRIEAYGTLDELNCYIGLIRDQDTDMHTREMLIEIQDRLFTAESLLAADNPTSLASLPHLFEDDVTLLENEIDKMNEQLPAIKNFILPGGHITVSHTHVARCICRRAERLTVRLAQHFDVDELIIKYLNRLSDYLFVLARKFTHDFKVTEIPWKARMT